In Juglans regia cultivar Chandler chromosome 13, Walnut 2.0, whole genome shotgun sequence, the following proteins share a genomic window:
- the LOC108983774 gene encoding uncharacterized protein LOC108983774, with product MVLREGTHLEAIVDTLIDQETKGWKIQDQSNNSLGESSSITDQKKMWKMLWEMQHLTSDMDFLDVITFVLDRGTNSDFTMSSSTQIAKRMCYWEPPPRGFLKLNVDGAMFLNLRKAGVGVVVRDNKGKLVMAASKMGNEVDDPTTIELMALLRGLQLCVHLGFSKIVVESDCMLMVQELKDDQDSFSTNVNLIKEAKSLLQHFQEVEIQHVHCMGNEVAHRLACYSWNVDNISMW from the exons ATGGTATTAAGGGAAGGTACTCATTTGGAAGCGATAGTGGACACTCTCATTGATCAAGAGACCAAAGGGTGGAAG ATACAAGATCAAAGCAACAACAGTCTTGGGGAAAGCTCGAGCATTACAGATCAGAAGAAAATGTGGAAAATGCTTTGGGAGATGCAG CATCTGACTTCAGATATGGACTTTTTGGATGTGATTACATTTGTTCTAGATAGAGGAACCAATTCAGACTTCACTAT GAGCTCCTCAACTCAAATTGCTAAAAGAATGTGCTACTGGGAACCTCCTCCAAGGGGTTTTCTCaagttgaatgttgatggagccatgtttttaaatttgagaaaagctggTGTGGGTGTGGTAGTTCGAGACAACAAAGGAAAACTGGTGATGGCTGCAAGCAAGATGGGAAATGAGGTTGACGATCCAACTACCATTGAGTTGATGGCTTTACTACGAGGATTACAGCTTTGTGTCCATTTGGGCTTTTCAAAAATTGTTGTTGAAAGTGATTGTATGTTGATGGTTCAAGAGTTGAAAGATGATCAAGATTCATTCTCAACAAATGTTAATCTTATTAAGGAAGCAAAGAGTTTGCTACAGCATTTTCAGGAGGTTGAAATCCAACATGTACATTGCATGGGGAATGAGGTAGCACATAGATTAGCTTGTTATTCTTGGAATGTTGATAATATTTCCATGTGGTAG